One Terriglobales bacterium genomic window carries:
- the pheS gene encoding phenylalanine--tRNA ligase subunit alpha encodes MYEVPKLGDYSPASLDAAVRDLLAALDSEAAAIASENDWRVFRDRWMARKNGILTQVNEAWLKAAPGPSKRDVGQRVNELNKKVEEVVEGAKDRASGATSSARLAAEKLDVTLPGIRRPLGVEHPVIRTMNHIVAVFQRMGYSVGEGPEIETDYYNFEALNFPPNHPARDTQDTLFVAGQERKPQRERLLLRTHTSPVQIHTMERQPPPVRIVIPGKVYRHDTPDATHSPVFHQVEGLVVDRNITFSDLKGTLDHAMKELFGSDVKTRFFPSFFPFTEPSADVAVTCFKCHGKGCRLCKMSGWIELLGSGMVDPNVFQFVKQNGYDPAKVSGFAFGMGVERIAMAMYGIDDIQLLYSGDVRFLEQFA; translated from the coding sequence CTGTTGGCCGCGCTCGACTCCGAAGCCGCCGCGATCGCGAGCGAGAACGACTGGCGCGTATTCCGCGACCGCTGGATGGCGCGCAAGAACGGCATCCTCACGCAGGTCAATGAGGCGTGGTTGAAGGCCGCGCCCGGACCGTCGAAGCGCGACGTCGGACAGCGCGTCAACGAACTCAACAAGAAGGTAGAAGAGGTGGTCGAGGGCGCGAAGGACCGCGCCTCCGGCGCCACCTCCTCCGCGCGCCTCGCCGCCGAGAAGCTCGACGTCACCCTCCCCGGCATCCGGCGGCCGCTCGGGGTCGAGCATCCCGTCATCCGCACGATGAACCACATCGTCGCGGTCTTCCAGCGCATGGGCTACTCGGTCGGCGAAGGCCCGGAGATCGAGACCGACTACTACAACTTCGAGGCGCTGAACTTCCCGCCCAACCATCCGGCGCGCGACACGCAGGACACGCTGTTCGTCGCCGGGCAGGAACGCAAGCCGCAGCGCGAGCGCCTGCTGCTGCGCACGCACACCTCGCCGGTGCAGATCCACACCATGGAGCGGCAGCCGCCGCCGGTGCGCATCGTCATCCCCGGCAAGGTCTACCGGCACGACACGCCCGACGCGACGCACTCGCCCGTCTTCCACCAGGTCGAAGGCCTGGTGGTCGACCGCAACATCACGTTCTCGGACCTGAAGGGCACGCTCGACCACGCCATGAAGGAGCTGTTCGGGTCGGATGTGAAGACGCGCTTCTTCCCGTCGTTCTTCCCCTTCACCGAGCCGAGCGCCGACGTCGCCGTGACCTGCTTCAAGTGCCACGGCAAGGGCTGCCGGCTGTGCAAGATGAGCGGCTGGATCGAGCTGCTCGGCTCGGGCATGGTCGACCCCAACGTCTTTCAGTTCGTGAAGCAGAACGGTTACGACCCGGCGAAGGTGTCGGGCTTCGCCTTCGGCATGGGCGTGGAGCGGATCGCGATGGCGATGTACGGCATCGACGACATCCAGTTGCTGTATTCGGGCGACGTCAGGTTTTTGGAGCAGTTCGCGTAA